One genomic window of Ciona intestinalis chromosome 7, KH, whole genome shotgun sequence includes the following:
- the LOC100184899 gene encoding succinate dehydrogenase assembly factor 4, mitochondrial-like: MLLTLSKSDNTTDMSRLLRYSISPNAQKTTANFAQRIIPSAFYSKKEIPAVPPKKPNTPKGKLDDDSTITSSTNAYEPFPNNVNPKTGEINGPRGPEPTRYGDWERKGRVTDF, from the exons ATGTTATTAACATTGAGTAAAAGCGACAACACAACAGACATGTCTCGTTTGCTTAGGTACAGCATTAGTCCAAACGCGCAAAAAACTACGGCAAATTTTGCCCAAAGAATTATTCCTTCTGCGTTTTATTCGAAAAAGGAAATTCCTGCCGTACCACCGAAGAAACCGAATACTCCAAAAGGAAAATTGGACGACGATTCTACGATTACGTCTTCTACTAATGCATATGAAC CGTTCCCCAACAATGTAAATCCTAAAACTGGTGAAATAAATGGTCCCAGGGGACCAGAACCTACAAGATATGGAGATTGGGAGCGAAAAGGAAGGGTGACCGACTTCTAA
- the LOC101242487 gene encoding small integral membrane protein 7-like has protein sequence MISDFLLFGTLLVNAGAVLNFSLKKKKTDPSFGSEQLAPTTGDKIREFLGNLRYFRLVIAMWNIFMMFSMIIFFGS, from the exons ATGATTTCAGACTTTTTATTATTCGG GACTCTACTCGTGAATGCGGGAGCCGTTTTAAACTTCAGTTT aaaaaagaagaaaactgATCCAAGTTTTGGAAGCGAACAATTAGCACCAACTAcag GCGACAAAATTCGTGAATTTCTTGGAAACCTTCGTTATTTTCGCTTAGTCATCGCAATGtggaatatttttatgatGTTTTCTATgataat ATTCTTTGGATCTTGA